TAATTTATTGGTTCAGTTTCAGAGAACTATAGTGGTATTTGTACGAGTGTCCTAATGATAGTACAAGAAACGAGAGTCACATATGTACAGAGATTCCAGGACACAGGAAAACTTCATAAGGAAGAAGTGGTTAGTGGTACAGTTTGGTCACTGTTCAGAGAAACCTTTTTCTATTACTGTAATTGCTGTTCCCCCCCAAAATCCTAGGTAGAGCAACCTACCTACCCTGGGACCCTGTggagctcctgccctgcagcagaggggctgggccAGGGGTCTCCAGCTGCACACCACAGACTTTGGTTACAGGATGGGTGCAGCTGAGCAGGGACTTGCTACtcaggaagagggagaaggctCCGTACGCTAATGGGAAGCAGAAAATGGTCCATGCAGAAGCAGCAAGTGAGGCTGGAGGGTGAGCAGCTCAGTTCCTTCTCGGCAGGGTCAAAGTACCACAGGGAAGTGCAGGTTTTGGAGCAGATTTCCCCACCACGCCTGTCCCAGCACCTTCCTGCTACTCATTCCCAcgggtgtgtgtggggaggagctcagctcagggctggagttaagaggcaggagcagactgacaacagcagcagtgttggTTTAGCCATCAAAGACACCAAACTCCAACTTCTTTCAGAGGGAAAGCATGGAGGACCAAGCCTTGGGGACGGGATGCCAAGTGGGGGGGTGAGCACAAAAGCAGCTCTGTCCAAAAACAGGACTCACAGCCAGTGGAAGAGGTGCTGGAACCAAACAGCACCCCAAGGGATCCATGGACACCAGCATTTCTTCCAGAGTCCTCACGGAACCTCCCTTCCTGGTGGGAGATGGGTGTCCAGAGGGATGTACCGCTTCCATGGCAGCACCAGCTCCACCACATGGCTCTGGTGGAACCACCTGGCTCAGCTCACTCAGTGCCTCTGCAgtgaggggatgggggagaggCAGGACAGGGTGGTTCTtggctcttccctcctcccagagCCAGCAGTTCCACCAAGAAGccccaaatattttcttttttttttttttttttatagaaattaCTATAAAAAACTAGTTTATCTAgagcatctttaaaaaaatattcctgcaaTATCACAGTTTTACATTGaaactcattaaaaatatatagattTCTTTTAACAAAACATCTCTGTTCTGCCCTTCAATCACATCTCCAACGCAGGGGCTGAGACTCGGAGGCCtctggggtgggagcaggaaAGGTCTCATCTCAGTGGCACATCCGAGAGGTCATTTCCTTCTGTCAAAGGGACAGACAAGACACAGGACCATGAATGAACAGCCAGGTTGTCAGGTGAGGGATGAAAAAACCCTCACCTTTGTTTAGTTGTAAACACCCTTGTTTTGTGAGGTGACAAAAGCTCCCATTTGGGCAGGTCCCTGTTCCCCTCACCACTCCCAGGTGCTCCAGGACACCCTGTCACTGCCCAGCAGGTCTCCTCTGCTGCTTATGGCTTTAAAAACACCATCACCACCTCTTTGTGAAGGCAGTGGTGTTGCCCTTGCTTTCCAGAGAGGGAATTAAGCACAGGAAGGAGGTTTCACTATTCCATCCATGCCCTGGACATAACAGGGTTGGGCTCACGTGGTGCACACCAAGGCTATCCAGCTGCTCCAAACACgaggaggctgctggagaaGAAGCCAGATTCCCCCAGCTGAAACCCAAATGACCCCACTCAACTGTCCCTATATGTCCTCAGTTTCCTGATAAACTGTGAGGCCAACCAGTGCCTTGAATTTGGGCTGAGAAGGTACCAGAGACCCCTGTGACTCCTCAAGCCCCCACCTCTTGTGCTGACTGCAGACCCTGAGCCCACCCAGACACTCACCAGTGGTTCCAGCTCCTTGGTGTCTATGAGATTAAACTCTTTCACAAAGTAGTAAAAGTGCTTGTAGCAGGTGTTCACATGGGCTTCTGACCCCATCTGGGTGATCCTATCAAAGTGGTGGATGTAGACATGGACAAAGACCCGGAAGAGCCTGGAGAGAATCTTCTTCACCACTGGGAGGAAGTTCTTGGGGAAGGGAGTACCTGGAAGGGAAGACACAACCACGAGAAACTGTCAGGGAAGTTCAAAGCAGTTCCTTAGGGCTAAAGGAAAATGGATAAAACAAAAAGATTGAGACAAAAGGACTTCTGTCTCTGGTAATTTCcagtcctttctccttttccctttccatttgaATCAGATTTTTCAAAGCACAAATTTCTTCAGTGACAGAGTGCTGCCACCAGAAAGCCTCAGATTCCCAGCAGCTGTTTCACTTTGACAGAGTTTTCTTCTACTCCTACTTGGTGTGTTTATAAAAGCACTGCAGAATACTAGATATGTACAAGCAAGTTCCCAAAAGAAAAGAGCTGGGACTGTTAACTTCCCACAGTTACCTCTTGCTCTGACAGACCTTCAGCTCTTGGGTTAAAAATTAAACCTGTTGAGGTTGTCTTTAAAGGCATCGTTTCCTTGGGATCTGTTGGCCAGGGCCCTGCAGCAGAGTGGCCTGGCCAAGCAGCCAGCTCAGTGGAATATCACAAATAGTACAAATTCACAGTTCCACAGTTTCTGGAGGAACAAGGATTACTTAAACCCCTTCAGTGCTCTGCAAGAACTGCAGGATGTCAGTTGGTGTTCAGGGTGAGGAATCTGGTAAACTGAGCTGAAAACAACTATTGCaataaagagtaaaaaaaaaaaaaaaaaagcctcataACCCTTCTGCTGTGGGAAACTTGCTTTGCCtccccaaagagaaaaaaaccactcagCCTGTAGTCCCCAGAGAGGTTTGCAGAAGAGTCCCAGCTGAAGGCAAGGCAGCAGTCACTGGGGTGACAggagcaggggtggggaggatttcagtgtttcagctgtctgaagcacagagctgtttgtggctctgctccccacctcTGCCTCCTCACAGCAGCTTTGAGCAGCGTTTTGGGAGGGGTGGTGGAGCCCTCTGGATGCTCATGTGGcagtggcagtggcagcagccgtggcagcagagctctgacaggggcaggagggagggagcttGACTTCTGCATCTCAGAAGATGTGAGAGCTCTGAACGGGATCAATCACATTTACCAGATGCTTTAGATACAGAATTCTCACGTCTTACtcaacacaaaataaacaaaaaacccaccccaaagcCAGTACATGAAGCTGTGTTTGGATATGCAGATTTAGGTGTCTTAGACCAAATTCTCAGTTCTGTCACCGTGGCAATAGATGAACCACCACATCCCTCCCTCCATGCACGTGTCAGCATCCCACCCAGCTGCAGCGAGCACCCGCCGGGAAGCCCGGAGCTCAAAAGGGCAGAGTCAGCTAACACCAGCCTGTAATAACAAAGAGGTTAATTATGGAAACGTGGCCACCATCACCAGCCTGATGCAGAGCACACGCACTGAACCCATGCTGGCAACTGGCTCTGAAAGAGAGAGTGCCCATCAGGAGACCACGTCCAGCATCAGCTGCTCCAGACTCATGTCAGAGACTGACTTTCCCAAGAGCAGCCTCTTGTTTTGGTTGCCTAGGCTCAGCCTGGCTTTCCTCGAGGCATCCATGACTCCAAATAGGATCTGGTGCAGCTCTGGGCATTTTAACACTCCAGAAGAGCTCTGAAGTTTCTCAGGTGCTCGGAAGAGTTTACTGCATTGCCAAACTCTGAGAGCACAAAAAGAAATAGCTCTGCTGCAGGGGTGCCCTGTGCCACGGCAGCTCCTGGAACAGAAATGGGACCCGAAGGGCTCAAAGGAGGAggctcctcatcctcccccagCAAATGGAACTGAACTCACCAACGTTGGTGGGAAAGATGTCCTCGTTGTTGATCTGTACCTCAATCCAGTCCATCAGGAGGTTCATGTACTGGGGGGCAGACAGGGCTGTGGGTTTCCTGTACTTGTGCTCGTCCTGCCAGCGGTACTCGTACTTGGGTCCCCCCGACATGACGGGGCAGGACTGCTCTGTGCAGTAGTCACTGATGGTGCCATAGATCAGGTTGATGCGGTTGAAGAAGTCCACGACGTGCACGGCCACCCAGTCGTTCTGCTCCTCCCCTGGTGGCAGCTGCACAGCAACTTTCAAGTCCAGGCCAGCGTTGAGGGAAGCTTGGGCCTTCTTGTGCAGCTCAAACCGCTGAGTTCCCGGCTCAAACTTGCGCTTCGGCCGGAAGGTTTTGTCTTTATTGAACACTTGCTTTAAAGCATGGGACATTTTTCTGGTCTGTTTTCTTGTCCAGGTCCGTAGGGATGACAGGCAGagacacagcactgctgggccACTTCCTGGGGCCGGGCTGGGGAGACTCAGATCTTCACAGCAACCTCCCTCCGCTCATCTGGTCCTGATCTGCaaggcagcacagcagggcaGCGATTAGGAGCAGCTCTCTCAACAGGAACCCTTGCCTCAATCCCATAGGAAGAGATCTGGGATACCATCTGGGCCCTCGCCCCAGATCCTGGAAGCCGGAGGAGCCGGTGCcagttttccttcctccctgccccctgccagcccagctcacAGCAGAGTGGTGGCTCCACTGCCAGGGGGGACCTGGGCTGAGTCAAGCCCTGCAAGGTCTCCCTTGGGGAACCCACCCCAGAGGGAAGAGATGTGATGGGAAGGGGCAAAATAagatgctgaggaaaaaaaaaccctccatgGCACCCAGCACAGGCTCGACAGGAGATGGGTGCCACTCACCCCCATATCCCCACACTGAGATGCCCAAGCCCCACAACTCTACCAACTGCTCAGCTCCAATACACCAAATAATTACAAAGGGTAAAATTTCCAAGTTGTCTTTCACCTACATTTACCCCCTTTTTGGAAACGAGCCTACCAAAACAGTAAGGTTATGACAACCTACATGCGAGTTCAGATCTTTTGCCAGGCATACTCCAGCAAAAGAGCCATTTACAAAGGAGTTGTGTGTGCTCTCCCAGTGCTACAGACAGGACACGAAAGGGTGGAGAGgaacaagaagaagaagaagtcACAGCTCAGGCACCCGGAAAGCAAATATCCTGAAATAACATCAGCTCTAAGAGCAGCCTCAGC
This region of Heliangelus exortis chromosome 28, bHelExo1.hap1, whole genome shotgun sequence genomic DNA includes:
- the MOB3A gene encoding MOB kinase activator 3A is translated as MSHALKQVFNKDKTFRPKRKFEPGTQRFELHKKAQASLNAGLDLKVAVQLPPGEEQNDWVAVHVVDFFNRINLIYGTISDYCTEQSCPVMSGGPKYEYRWQDEHKYRKPTALSAPQYMNLLMDWIEVQINNEDIFPTNVGTPFPKNFLPVVKKILSRLFRVFVHVYIHHFDRITQMGSEAHVNTCYKHFYYFVKEFNLIDTKELEPLKEMTSRMCH